In Melanotaenia boesemani isolate fMelBoe1 chromosome 18, fMelBoe1.pri, whole genome shotgun sequence, the following proteins share a genomic window:
- the LOC121628754 gene encoding protein NLRC3-like isoform X2 — MSECVEKDEDRAESAGSICPSLKSDLSMHEHPCFSNDPGPPNPIGRKRSGVCDEEQLSCCAICQDALKDPVSTTCGHWFCRYCKTPYWEQSGSSGESSCPWCGEKSIRRPNVGLQEVLDEHKISLRRRCEHVTEGTDGTGSKTLLNRIYTELFITEGQSEEVNTQHEVRQLETASKINTLHDTPIRCHDIFKTLPDQHGPIRVVLTNGVAGVGKTFSVQKFTLDWAEGLENQDVSVVVLLSFRELNLIRDDQYSLLQLLHVFHPTFQKIPAEQLAVWKLLFIFDGLDESRLSLDFNNTEVVSDVTQKSSVNVLLTNLIKGNLLPSALIWITSRPAAANQIPPTCVEMR; from the exons ATGAGTGAGTGTGTGGAGAAAGATGAAGACAGAGCAGAGTCTGCAggatccatctgtccatctctgAAGAGTGACCTGTCCATGCACGAACATCCATGCTTTAGTAATGATCCTGGACCCCCAAACCCCAT agggaggaagaggagtggtgTTTGTGATGAGGAGCAGCTGTCCTGCTGTGCTATATGTCAAGATGCCTTGAAGGATCCAGTCTCCACCACCTGTGGACACTGGTTCTGTAGATACTGCAAAACCCCATACTGGGAGCAGTCTGGCTCATCAGGGGAATCCTCCTGTCCCTGGTGTGGAGAAAAATCCATAAGACGACCCA aTGTTGGTCTACAGGAGGTTTTAGATGAACATAAAATCAGTCTGAGGAGGAGATGTGAACATGTGACAGAAGGAACTGatggaacaggaagtaaaacccTCCTCAACAGGATCTACACTGAGCTCTTCATCACAGAGGGACAGAGTGAAGAGGTTAATACCCAACATGAGGTGAGGCAGCTGGAGACCGCTTCCAAGATCAACACCCTCCATGACACTCCAATCAGGTGCCACGACATCTTTAAAACCTTACCTGACCAACATGGACCAATCAGAGTGGTTCTGACCAACGGCGTCGCTGGTGTTGGAAAAACCTTCTCAGtgcagaagttcactctggactgggcagAGGGCTTGGAGAACCAAGATGTCAGTGTGGTGGTTCTGCTTTCATTCAGGGAGCTGAACTTGATCAGAGATGATCAGTACAGTCTTCTCCAGCTGCTCCATGTTTTCCATCCAACATTCCAGAAGatcccagcagagcagctggcTGTCTGGAAACTTCTCTTCATCTTTGATGGTCTGGATGAAAGCAGACTTTCTCTGGACTTCAACAACACTGAGGTTGTTTCTGATGTCACACAGAAGTCTTCAGTCAACGTGCTGCTGACAAACCTCATCAAGGGGAATCTGCTGCCCTCAGCTCTTATCTGGATCACTTccagacctgcagcagccaatcagatccctcctacATGTGTTGAGATGAGATGA
- the LOC121628754 gene encoding protein NLRC3-like isoform X1 yields the protein MSECVEKDEDRAESAGSICPSLKSDLSMHEHPCFSNDPGPPNPIGRKRSGVCDEEQLSCCAICQDALKDPVSTTCGHWFCRYCKTPYWEQSGSSGESSCPWCGEKSIRRPTDVGLQEVLDEHKISLRRRCEHVTEGTDGTGSKTLLNRIYTELFITEGQSEEVNTQHEVRQLETASKINTLHDTPIRCHDIFKTLPDQHGPIRVVLTNGVAGVGKTFSVQKFTLDWAEGLENQDVSVVVLLSFRELNLIRDDQYSLLQLLHVFHPTFQKIPAEQLAVWKLLFIFDGLDESRLSLDFNNTEVVSDVTQKSSVNVLLTNLIKGNLLPSALIWITSRPAAANQIPPTCVEMR from the exons ATGAGTGAGTGTGTGGAGAAAGATGAAGACAGAGCAGAGTCTGCAggatccatctgtccatctctgAAGAGTGACCTGTCCATGCACGAACATCCATGCTTTAGTAATGATCCTGGACCCCCAAACCCCAT agggaggaagaggagtggtgTTTGTGATGAGGAGCAGCTGTCCTGCTGTGCTATATGTCAAGATGCCTTGAAGGATCCAGTCTCCACCACCTGTGGACACTGGTTCTGTAGATACTGCAAAACCCCATACTGGGAGCAGTCTGGCTCATCAGGGGAATCCTCCTGTCCCTGGTGTGGAGAAAAATCCATAAGACGACCCA cagaTGTTGGTCTACAGGAGGTTTTAGATGAACATAAAATCAGTCTGAGGAGGAGATGTGAACATGTGACAGAAGGAACTGatggaacaggaagtaaaacccTCCTCAACAGGATCTACACTGAGCTCTTCATCACAGAGGGACAGAGTGAAGAGGTTAATACCCAACATGAGGTGAGGCAGCTGGAGACCGCTTCCAAGATCAACACCCTCCATGACACTCCAATCAGGTGCCACGACATCTTTAAAACCTTACCTGACCAACATGGACCAATCAGAGTGGTTCTGACCAACGGCGTCGCTGGTGTTGGAAAAACCTTCTCAGtgcagaagttcactctggactgggcagAGGGCTTGGAGAACCAAGATGTCAGTGTGGTGGTTCTGCTTTCATTCAGGGAGCTGAACTTGATCAGAGATGATCAGTACAGTCTTCTCCAGCTGCTCCATGTTTTCCATCCAACATTCCAGAAGatcccagcagagcagctggcTGTCTGGAAACTTCTCTTCATCTTTGATGGTCTGGATGAAAGCAGACTTTCTCTGGACTTCAACAACACTGAGGTTGTTTCTGATGTCACACAGAAGTCTTCAGTCAACGTGCTGCTGACAAACCTCATCAAGGGGAATCTGCTGCCCTCAGCTCTTATCTGGATCACTTccagacctgcagcagccaatcagatccctcctacATGTGTTGAGATGAGATGA